The segment GCGCATTGACGCATTTGATCAGCGTCGATTTGCCGGACCCGGACGGGCCGCATACCACCACCACCTCGCCCTTGGCGACCGACGTCGTGCAGTCGGTCAGCACCTGGAAATCCCCGTACCATTTGCTGATGTTGTCAATTGTAATCATCTGGCTCATACCGACCACCTGGAATGAAGACGCTTGACCGCCCGGGAGGCGGTGAAGCTGATAAGGAAATACACCGCGGCGGCGAACAACAGGAATTCATGGGGCAAACCCACGATATCGCCCTTGGACCGCGCGGTATTCAGAAAATCCATCAGACCCACCGCGTACACCAGCGAGGTATCCTGAAAAAGGATGATGCTCTGCTGCAACAGCAGCGGCAGCATTTTGCGGAACGCCTGCGGCAGGATCACATAACGCATGGCCTGCCCATAGGTCATGCCCAGCGCGAACGCGGCGCCGATCTGCCCCTTGGGAATCGCCTGGATGCCCGCGCGCACGATTTCGGCGAAGTACGCCGCCTCGAACATCACGAACGCCACCACGCACGAAGTGAAGGCACCGACCGGGGTGACGCTTCCGGTGATCCACGACAACAACATCGGCACCACCAGGTAAAACCAGGAAATGACCAGCAGCAGCGGGATGGAGCGGAAGTAGTTGACGTAAAACAGTGCCGCCGCCGACATCAGGCGGTTGCTCGACAAGCGCGCGAGCGCCAGGAAGGTGCCCAGCACCACGCCGCCGATCACACCGCCGGCCAGCAGTTTCAGTGTCAGCGCCAGGCCTTCGATCAGTCCCGGCATGGCCGGCACGATCTGGCTGAAATCGAGAGAGGTCATTTGCCGGACCCTCCCATCATGCCGGGTACGCGCCATTTTTCTTCAAGACGGCTCATCAGTTTCATGAATCCCATGTTGATCACGAAATAGATTACCGTGGCCAGTGTGAAGGCCTCGAAGATGTTCGCCGTGTACTCGGCGGTCTGCTTGGTCTGCGCCAACAGATCCATCAGGCCGATCAGCGACGCCACCGAGGAATTCTTGATGATGTTCAGGAACTCGCCGGTCAGCGGCGGGATGATGATGCGGAACGCCTGCGGCAACAGCACATAGCGGTAGAGCTGCGCCCGGGTGAAGCCGATCGCGAGTCCAGCGCTGCGCTGCCCTCGCGGCAAGGCTTCGATACCGGTGCGCACCTGCTCGGCGACACGCGCCGCGGTGAAAAGCCCGAGGCACACCACCACGCTGATGAAGGCCGAGGTGCCGGGATTCAGGTCCTGCTTGAACCAGGTCTCGATCGGGCCGGGCAGCAGGTCCGGCACCAGGAAATACCAGAAAAACAGCTGAACGAGCAGCGGCACATTGCGAAACAGCGCGACATAGACGCCCGCCAGACGCGATGCGATGCCGCCTTCCAGAGTGCGCGCCACACCGATCACGGCCCCCAGGGACAGCGCGACGAGCCAGCCGCACAGCGCGATGGCCAGCGTCCAGCCCAGACCCGAGACGAACCAGTTCAGATAGATTTCATTGCCCACGCCGGTGGGGTTGAAATACACACCCCAGTTCCAGTGGTAATTCATGATTCATTCTCCAGCACGAAAAGGGGGCACGAATGCCCCCTTTGTCAGAATCCTGACTGGAACTCAGTCGGCGGCCTTGTCGGTCGGACTGGCGTACAGCGCCTTGAGGTCGGCGCTCATCGGGAAGTTCAGATTCAATCCCTTGGGCGGAATCGGGCTCTGGAACCATTTCTTGTACAGCGCGTTGACTTCGCCGGACTTGTACACGGCCTTGAGCGCATCGTCGACCACTTTCTTGAAGGCCGGATCGTCCTTGCGCAGCATGCAACCGTAGTTTTCATGGGTTTGGGCGCGGCCGACCACCACCCAGTCGGACGGATTGCGCGACTTGGCCATTTCGCCGTACAACAGCGCGTCGTCCATCATGAACGCCACCGCGCGGCCGCTTTCGAGCATCTGGAAGGATTCGCCGTGGTCCTTGGCCTGGATGATGTTCATGCCCATCTTTTTATCGGCGTTCATCGCGCTGATCAGACGCGCCGACGTGGTGCCGGCGGTGGTCACCACGTTCTTGCCGGCCAGATCGGC is part of the Paludibacterium paludis genome and harbors:
- a CDS encoding amino acid ABC transporter permease encodes the protein MTSLDFSQIVPAMPGLIEGLALTLKLLAGGVIGGVVLGTFLALARLSSNRLMSAAALFYVNYFRSIPLLLVISWFYLVVPMLLSWITGSVTPVGAFTSCVVAFVMFEAAYFAEIVRAGIQAIPKGQIGAAFALGMTYGQAMRYVILPQAFRKMLPLLLQQSIILFQDTSLVYAVGLMDFLNTARSKGDIVGLPHEFLLFAAAVYFLISFTASRAVKRLHSRWSV
- a CDS encoding amino acid ABC transporter permease; translation: MNYHWNWGVYFNPTGVGNEIYLNWFVSGLGWTLAIALCGWLVALSLGAVIGVARTLEGGIASRLAGVYVALFRNVPLLVQLFFWYFLVPDLLPGPIETWFKQDLNPGTSAFISVVVCLGLFTAARVAEQVRTGIEALPRGQRSAGLAIGFTRAQLYRYVLLPQAFRIIIPPLTGEFLNIIKNSSVASLIGLMDLLAQTKQTAEYTANIFEAFTLATVIYFVINMGFMKLMSRLEEKWRVPGMMGGSGK
- a CDS encoding glutamate/aspartate ABC transporter substrate-binding protein produces the protein MLMSKHLICAATLAAIASAPAMSAELTGTLKKVKETGTLVLGNRDSSIPFSYYDNNQKPVGFAVDLANKVADQVKKELNMPGLQVRYNLVTSQTRIPLVQNGTVDLECGSTTNNVERQQQVAFSVGIFQIGTRLMTKKTSGIKDFADLAGKNVVTTAGTTSARLISAMNADKKMGMNIIQAKDHGESFQMLESGRAVAFMMDDALLYGEMAKSRNPSDWVVVGRAQTHENYGCMLRKDDPAFKKVVDDALKAVYKSGEVNALYKKWFQSPIPPKGLNLNFPMSADLKALYASPTDKAAD